A stretch of Phoenix dactylifera cultivar Barhee BC4 unplaced genomic scaffold, palm_55x_up_171113_PBpolish2nd_filt_p 000130F, whole genome shotgun sequence DNA encodes these proteins:
- the LOC103703726 gene encoding polygalacturonase-like, which translates to MLAMAPHKFLLLSLVLFSFNHFFCFSKLDEDRTLGYLDDISSDVMSTHPSYYGAVHAERETIKYRPNRFVLERVARVASLRSSQEVVNVEGYGAKGDGTDDTEAFEEAWKKACSSSTSAVLMVPENKRYLLKPVTFSGPCKSDVSLMIKGTIEASSDRSDWNGKNGRHWILFSGIENLYVGGGGTINGNGKIWWQNSCKIDKSLPCKNAPTAMTFYSCDKLTVENLNIKDSQQIHVSFERSTNVKVSSLTITAPEKSPNTDGIHVTMTKNIAITNCVIGTGDDCISIESGSQNVKATNIVCGPGHGISIGSLGDRGSEAQVSNVIVDTAQLKGTTNGARIKTWQGGRGYAKDIIFQNLVMHGVQNPIIIDQSYCDSQEPCKQQDSAVEVSNVTYNNIKGTSASKVAIKFDCSTTVPCHDIVLQDVDLVGEGHAATSLCNHVNWTKEGNVIPLPCAK; encoded by the exons ATGCTAGCAATGGCCCCACATAAATTTCTTCTGCTCTCTCTCGTCTTGTTCTCCTTCAACCACTTCTTCTGTTTTAGCAAACTGGATGAAGACCGCACCCTTGGCTACCTTGATGATATTTCTTCTGATGTCATGAGTACGCACCCATCATACTACGGAGCAGTACATGCAGAAAGAGAAACAATTAAATATCGACCCAATAGGTTTGTCCTGGAGAGAGTCGCTCGAGTTGCTAGCCTTAGGTCTTCACAAGAAGTGGTCAATGTGGAGGGCTACGGTGCTAAAGGTGATGGAACTGATGATACAGAG GCATTTGAAGAGGCCTGGAAGAAAGCTTGCTCCTCTTCTACTTCAGCTGTCCTCATGGTGCCTGAGAACAAGCGCTACCTACTTAAGCCAGTCACCTTCTCTGGCCCTTGTAAATCCGATGTTTCTCTGATG ATCAAAGGAACAATTGAAGCATCTTCAGACCGATCAGATTGGAACGGAAAGAACGGCAGACACTGGATCCTATTCAGTGGCATCGAAAATCTTTACGTGGGAGGCGGTGGAACCATTAACGGCAACGGGAAGATATGGTGGCAAAACTCTTGCAAAATCGATAAATCACTA cCTTGCAAGAATGCCCCAACG GCCATGACCTTTTACTCTTGTGACAAATTGACGGTGGAGAACTTGAACATAAAAGATAGCCAACAGATTCATGTATCATTTGAGAGAAGCACCAATGTGAAAGTTTCCAGCCTCACCATCACCGCTCCGGAGAAGAGTCCAAATACTGATGGCATTCACGTTACCATGACCAAAAATATAGCGATAACAAATTGTGTCATCGGGACTG GTGATGACTGCATATCTATCGAGAGTGGGTCTCAAAATGTGAAGGCTACAAATATAGTCTGCGGACCAGGCCATGGAATCAG TATTGGAAGCTTAGGAGATCGCGGCTCGGAAGCCCAAGTCTCGAATGTGATTGTGGACACAGCGCAACTGAAAGGCACCACAAATGGTGCCAGGATCAAGACCTGGCAG GGAGGACGCGGCTATGCAAAGGAtatcatatttcaaaatttggtTATGCATGGAGTGCAGAATCCTATAATTATTGACCAAAGTTATTGTGATTCCCAAGAACCATGCAAACAACAG GATTCAGCAGTGGAAGTTAGCAATGTTACGTACAATAATATCAAGGGAACAAGTGCTTCGAAAGTTGCTATCAAATTTGATTGCAGCACAACTGTCCCTTGCCATGATATAGTCCTGCAAGATGTCGATCTAGTTGGAGAGGGGCATGCTGCAACAAGCTTATGTAACCATGTAAATTGGACCAAAGAAGGGAACGTGATCCCGTTGCCTTGCGCCAAATGA